A single Cyclopterus lumpus isolate fCycLum1 chromosome 15, fCycLum1.pri, whole genome shotgun sequence DNA region contains:
- the micu1 gene encoding calcium uptake protein 1, mitochondrial isoform X1: MFHLRALSAVSLGLAQLSRRYHSGAVRGSGRRRLMLAALAGVTGVSATAGLLWKSAYAEAGSSVQHSEPPGGEGVDFVRDAAAEAESEKSVEASSGDEEANEGGEGKKKKARSGFRDRKVMEYENRIRAYSTPDKIFRYFSTLKVIGEHGDAEVYMTPQDFIRSITPNEKQPESLGLDQFIVKRFDGKDFWQTEKIAQEREKFADEDSIFFTLGECGLISFSDYIFLTTVLSTPQRNFEIAFKMFDLNGDGEVDLEEFEQVQSIIRSQTSMGMRHRDRSTTGNTLKTAGCSSALTTYFFGEDLKGKLTIGSFLEFQRKLQHDVLKLEFERNDPVNGRISERQFGGMLLAYSGVQSRKLKQMQKGLKKMFKDAQGITFEEVENFFTFLKNVNDVDTALSFYHMAGASIDKVTMKQVARTVAKVELSDHVCDVVFALFDCDGNGELSNREFIAIMKQRLMRGLEKPKDMGFTRLVRAMCKCAQDTAWDFATPKTQ; the protein is encoded by the exons ATGTTCCACTTGCGGGCGTTATCAGCAGTTTCACTGGGGCTAGCGCAGTTGTCCCGGCGCTACCACAGTGGGGCGGTGCGAGGCTCCGGCCGGAGGAGGCTGATGCTGGCAGCCTTGGCTGGTGTAACTGGTGTGTCTGCTACTGCTGGACTGCTCTGGAAAAG TGCATATGCAGAGGCAGGGTCCTCCGTTCAACACTCTGAACCACCAGGCGGAGAGGGGGTTGATTTTGTGAGGGATGCAGCCGCTGAGGCAGAGTCTGAGAAATCGGTGGAGGCCAGCAGCGGCGACGAAGAAGCAAATGAAGGtggtgagggaaaaaaaaagaaggcacgCTCTGGATTCCGTGACCGCAAG GTGATGGAGTATGAGAACAGGATAAGAGCCTACTCAACCCCAGACAAGATTTTTCGCTACTTTTCAACGCTGAAGGTCATTGGCGAGCATGGAGATGCTGAGGTTTACATGACGCCCCAGGACTTCATACGTTCCATCACACCTAACGAGAAGCAACCTGAGA GTCTAGGCCTGGATCAGTTCATTGTGAAGCGATTTGATGGAAAG gaCTTCTGGCAG ACGGAG AAGATCGCCCAGGAGAGGGAGAAGTTTGCAGATGAGGACAGCATATTTTTCACATTGGGAGAATGTGGCCTTATCTCCTTCTCTGACTACATCTTCCTCACCACTGTGCTGTCCA CTCCCCAGAGGAACTTTGAGATTGCTTTCAAGATGTTTGATCTGAATGGTGATGGAGAGGTGGATCTGGAGGAATTTGAACAG GTCCAGAGCATCATTCGTTCCCAGACCAGTATGGGCATGCGACATCGCGACCGCTCTACCACAGGAAACACGCTGAAGACAGCCGGCTGCAGCTCGGCTCTCACCACCTACTTCTTTGGAGAAGACCTGAAGGGAAAACTTACCATTGGCAGCTTTCTGGAGTTTCAGAGGAAGCTGCAGCATGATGTGCTCAAACTAGAG TTCGAGAGGAACGATCCTGTGAACGGCAGAATCAGCGAGAGACAGTTTGGGGGTATGCTGCTGGCCTACAGTGGCGTCCAGTCTCGTAAACTCAAGCAGATGCAGAAGGGCTTGAAGAAGATGTTTAAGGATGCACAG GGCATCACAtttgaggaggtggagaatTTCTTTACCTTCCTAAAGAATGTGAACGACGTGGACACAGCCCTAAGTTTCTACCACATGGCTGGAGCCTCCATAGACAAAG tcaCCATGAAGCAGGTGGCCCGCACCGTGGCCAAAGTGGAGCTGTCGGACCACGTGTGTGATGTGGTGTTCGCTCTGTTCGACTGCGACG GGAATGGAGAGCTTAGTAATAGGGAGTTCATAGCAATTATGAAGCAGCGGCTCATGCGCGGGCTGGAGAAACCGAAGGACATGGGCTTCACTCGGCTGGTGCGGGCCATGTGTAAGTGTGCCCAGGATACGGCCTGGGACTTTGCCACACCGAAGACCCAATAG
- the micu1 gene encoding calcium uptake protein 1, mitochondrial isoform X3, producing MFHLRALSAVSLGLAQLSRRYHSGAVRGSGRRRLMLAALAGVTGVSATAGLLWKSAYAEAGSSVQHSEPPGGEGVDFVRDAAAEAESEKSVEASSGDEEANEGGEGKKKKARSGFRDRKVMEYENRIRAYSTPDKIFRYFSTLKVIGEHGDAEVYMTPQDFIRSITPNEKQPESLGLDQFIVKRFDGKKIAQEREKFADEDSIFFTLGECGLISFSDYIFLTTVLSTPQRNFEIAFKMFDLNGDGEVDLEEFEQVQSIIRSQTSMGMRHRDRSTTGNTLKTAGCSSALTTYFFGEDLKGKLTIGSFLEFQRKLQHDVLKLEFERNDPVNGRISERQFGGMLLAYSGVQSRKLKQMQKGLKKMFKDAQGITFEEVENFFTFLKNVNDVDTALSFYHMAGASIDKVTMKQVARTVAKVELSDHVCDVVFALFDCDGNGELSNREFIAIMKQRLMRGLEKPKDMGFTRLVRAMCKCAQDTAWDFATPKTQ from the exons ATGTTCCACTTGCGGGCGTTATCAGCAGTTTCACTGGGGCTAGCGCAGTTGTCCCGGCGCTACCACAGTGGGGCGGTGCGAGGCTCCGGCCGGAGGAGGCTGATGCTGGCAGCCTTGGCTGGTGTAACTGGTGTGTCTGCTACTGCTGGACTGCTCTGGAAAAG TGCATATGCAGAGGCAGGGTCCTCCGTTCAACACTCTGAACCACCAGGCGGAGAGGGGGTTGATTTTGTGAGGGATGCAGCCGCTGAGGCAGAGTCTGAGAAATCGGTGGAGGCCAGCAGCGGCGACGAAGAAGCAAATGAAGGtggtgagggaaaaaaaaagaaggcacgCTCTGGATTCCGTGACCGCAAG GTGATGGAGTATGAGAACAGGATAAGAGCCTACTCAACCCCAGACAAGATTTTTCGCTACTTTTCAACGCTGAAGGTCATTGGCGAGCATGGAGATGCTGAGGTTTACATGACGCCCCAGGACTTCATACGTTCCATCACACCTAACGAGAAGCAACCTGAGA GTCTAGGCCTGGATCAGTTCATTGTGAAGCGATTTGATGGAAAG AAGATCGCCCAGGAGAGGGAGAAGTTTGCAGATGAGGACAGCATATTTTTCACATTGGGAGAATGTGGCCTTATCTCCTTCTCTGACTACATCTTCCTCACCACTGTGCTGTCCA CTCCCCAGAGGAACTTTGAGATTGCTTTCAAGATGTTTGATCTGAATGGTGATGGAGAGGTGGATCTGGAGGAATTTGAACAG GTCCAGAGCATCATTCGTTCCCAGACCAGTATGGGCATGCGACATCGCGACCGCTCTACCACAGGAAACACGCTGAAGACAGCCGGCTGCAGCTCGGCTCTCACCACCTACTTCTTTGGAGAAGACCTGAAGGGAAAACTTACCATTGGCAGCTTTCTGGAGTTTCAGAGGAAGCTGCAGCATGATGTGCTCAAACTAGAG TTCGAGAGGAACGATCCTGTGAACGGCAGAATCAGCGAGAGACAGTTTGGGGGTATGCTGCTGGCCTACAGTGGCGTCCAGTCTCGTAAACTCAAGCAGATGCAGAAGGGCTTGAAGAAGATGTTTAAGGATGCACAG GGCATCACAtttgaggaggtggagaatTTCTTTACCTTCCTAAAGAATGTGAACGACGTGGACACAGCCCTAAGTTTCTACCACATGGCTGGAGCCTCCATAGACAAAG tcaCCATGAAGCAGGTGGCCCGCACCGTGGCCAAAGTGGAGCTGTCGGACCACGTGTGTGATGTGGTGTTCGCTCTGTTCGACTGCGACG GGAATGGAGAGCTTAGTAATAGGGAGTTCATAGCAATTATGAAGCAGCGGCTCATGCGCGGGCTGGAGAAACCGAAGGACATGGGCTTCACTCGGCTGGTGCGGGCCATGTGTAAGTGTGCCCAGGATACGGCCTGGGACTTTGCCACACCGAAGACCCAATAG
- the micu1 gene encoding calcium uptake protein 1, mitochondrial isoform X2 encodes MFHLRALSAVSLGLAQLSRRYHSGAVRGSGRRRLMLAALAGVTGVSATAGLLWKSAYAEAGSSVQHSEPPGGEGVDFVRDAAAEAESEKSVEASSGDEEANEGGEGKKKKARSGFRDRKVMEYENRIRAYSTPDKIFRYFSTLKVIGEHGDAEVYMTPQDFIRSITPNEKQPESLGLDQFIVKRFDGKTEKIAQEREKFADEDSIFFTLGECGLISFSDYIFLTTVLSTPQRNFEIAFKMFDLNGDGEVDLEEFEQVQSIIRSQTSMGMRHRDRSTTGNTLKTAGCSSALTTYFFGEDLKGKLTIGSFLEFQRKLQHDVLKLEFERNDPVNGRISERQFGGMLLAYSGVQSRKLKQMQKGLKKMFKDAQGITFEEVENFFTFLKNVNDVDTALSFYHMAGASIDKVTMKQVARTVAKVELSDHVCDVVFALFDCDGNGELSNREFIAIMKQRLMRGLEKPKDMGFTRLVRAMCKCAQDTAWDFATPKTQ; translated from the exons ATGTTCCACTTGCGGGCGTTATCAGCAGTTTCACTGGGGCTAGCGCAGTTGTCCCGGCGCTACCACAGTGGGGCGGTGCGAGGCTCCGGCCGGAGGAGGCTGATGCTGGCAGCCTTGGCTGGTGTAACTGGTGTGTCTGCTACTGCTGGACTGCTCTGGAAAAG TGCATATGCAGAGGCAGGGTCCTCCGTTCAACACTCTGAACCACCAGGCGGAGAGGGGGTTGATTTTGTGAGGGATGCAGCCGCTGAGGCAGAGTCTGAGAAATCGGTGGAGGCCAGCAGCGGCGACGAAGAAGCAAATGAAGGtggtgagggaaaaaaaaagaaggcacgCTCTGGATTCCGTGACCGCAAG GTGATGGAGTATGAGAACAGGATAAGAGCCTACTCAACCCCAGACAAGATTTTTCGCTACTTTTCAACGCTGAAGGTCATTGGCGAGCATGGAGATGCTGAGGTTTACATGACGCCCCAGGACTTCATACGTTCCATCACACCTAACGAGAAGCAACCTGAGA GTCTAGGCCTGGATCAGTTCATTGTGAAGCGATTTGATGGAAAG ACGGAG AAGATCGCCCAGGAGAGGGAGAAGTTTGCAGATGAGGACAGCATATTTTTCACATTGGGAGAATGTGGCCTTATCTCCTTCTCTGACTACATCTTCCTCACCACTGTGCTGTCCA CTCCCCAGAGGAACTTTGAGATTGCTTTCAAGATGTTTGATCTGAATGGTGATGGAGAGGTGGATCTGGAGGAATTTGAACAG GTCCAGAGCATCATTCGTTCCCAGACCAGTATGGGCATGCGACATCGCGACCGCTCTACCACAGGAAACACGCTGAAGACAGCCGGCTGCAGCTCGGCTCTCACCACCTACTTCTTTGGAGAAGACCTGAAGGGAAAACTTACCATTGGCAGCTTTCTGGAGTTTCAGAGGAAGCTGCAGCATGATGTGCTCAAACTAGAG TTCGAGAGGAACGATCCTGTGAACGGCAGAATCAGCGAGAGACAGTTTGGGGGTATGCTGCTGGCCTACAGTGGCGTCCAGTCTCGTAAACTCAAGCAGATGCAGAAGGGCTTGAAGAAGATGTTTAAGGATGCACAG GGCATCACAtttgaggaggtggagaatTTCTTTACCTTCCTAAAGAATGTGAACGACGTGGACACAGCCCTAAGTTTCTACCACATGGCTGGAGCCTCCATAGACAAAG tcaCCATGAAGCAGGTGGCCCGCACCGTGGCCAAAGTGGAGCTGTCGGACCACGTGTGTGATGTGGTGTTCGCTCTGTTCGACTGCGACG GGAATGGAGAGCTTAGTAATAGGGAGTTCATAGCAATTATGAAGCAGCGGCTCATGCGCGGGCTGGAGAAACCGAAGGACATGGGCTTCACTCGGCTGGTGCGGGCCATGTGTAAGTGTGCCCAGGATACGGCCTGGGACTTTGCCACACCGAAGACCCAATAG